In the genome of Taeniopygia guttata chromosome 4, bTaeGut7.mat, whole genome shotgun sequence, the window GCGAGCCGCGCCGCCCGGTGACACGGAGCGGCACCCGGGAGGGGACGGGAAAAGGTGCCAAGTCCTTTAAAAACATGTCACATGCCCACATAAAGTTCAAGTTTAcgtcccgcccgccgcccgccgcgaTTGGCGGGCGCGCCTCGgagcgcggcgcggccggggcCAGGCGGACGCGCCATTGGCTGCGCGGCGCCGTCAGTCACCCGCCGGGCGACATGACTGATACAAAGTTGCTGCGACACAGCCTGGGAAACGCATCTCCTTAAAGCCGCAGGGACCGCGCGGCCCCCGcgctccgcccgcccgcccgcggggTCCCCGCGCACCGCCCCGGGCATCCCCGGCGAggccggcggcgcggcggccccgggaCCCCGCGCACAGGTGAGGtgcgcggggcgcggccgcccccgcccggtGCCCGCGCCGCGCCGGCGGCAGGGCCGGGCATCGCCTCTCCGCCGGCCCGGGGTTTCCGCCTGTCAGCGGCGCATGAATGCGCACCGTTCTGATGCAGCGGTGATTTACCCagggaaatttttaaaaattaatataattaggtggagggaaaaaaaaaaaagaagaaaaatgtatggggggaaaaaattaaaaaataaggagCGGAGGAACGACGACGGAGGAGCGCAGGAGGGTTCAAGGACTCGTCCTCCGCTTCCCGCCGGGCTGGCTCCGCTCCGCGGCAGCCGCGCATCCCGCCGGGCGCCCCGCCCGCTGCCTCCCGCCAGCCAGAGGAGCCGCCGGAACGACCCCTGGCCCCGAGGTTGCTGCCACCTCCTATTCCTCAGTGTCCCCCCTAGGTGCCTGGGTCCCGGCTGCAGGAATACCCATTTCCCAGAcaagccttaaaaaaaaaaaaaaaaaaaaaaaagaaaaaaaaataaaaggaaaggaaaaaaagccgCTGAGCAAACTTTCAGGCGATGCGCTCCCAACTCGCTCGCTAAATACCGCCCCCAGCCCCCGGTCAGCGGCCCCTGAaagccccgctcccggcccccgGTGCGCCCCACGGCCCGGCGGGGACAGTTCCACGGCCCCGCAGGGTGACAGCGGTGCCCCCGGGAGGGAGACGGGGGGCTGAGCCCGCCGGgcagcggcagcgccgggcACCGCGCACCTTCTCCCGCAATCGCCCGTACGCGCCCGCAGGGACCCCGCGTGTGCTGCTGCGGGTTTGTACGGAGTCACGGCGAAAGCGCCAACATCCCTAGGATTTGGGGTGTCACGTGCCCCTCTCGTTTTCCTATTCTGCCAAATATCGACCCACACTCACGGGCCGAGGCGGCGGCTCCCAGCGCCCGCGGCGCGACCCGCGGAGGAGCAGCCGCCACCACCGCCGCGCTTCCCCGCGGGCGCTGGCGAGCAATGGACGTGTCCTTCCCGCGAAGTTTTCACGGATGGGGACGGGACTAGCCGTGACCTGGATACGCTGGCCGGTGTGTCGGACAcccgccccgctgccccccgCGCCGCTGCTCGCCCCGCGCAAGGCTCCGCGCTGCACTCACTCACCTCCCTTAGGACATGGTGGCGCGGCGGGGGGGGAAGGCGCGGCCCCCGGCTACTGGCAGCGAACCATCCGGGAGCCCGCACCGCCACCcagagtagaaaaaaaaaaaaaaaaaaaaaaaaagtaagcgGAGGAAGCAccgggagcgcggccgggcGGCGGGAGGGAGCTGCGGCGGCAGGCGGCGGGGTGCCcgcggctcggctcggctcggcggACAGCTCCCACCATGGACGCCTAGGTGGGTGGGTGTTCCCGAGGGTCACACCCTCGCCCGCCGGCAGAGGGGAACGGGGGGTGGATCCAGCACCgatgggggaggaaggaggttttttttttggggggggggggggggggacggCAAAAGAAGAGGGGGcggagagggagggagagagacaccctccaaaaaaaaaaatcaaaaaacaaacctgaaaaaaaaaaatcaaacttatGTCATTCCAGGTAAAACTCCCATCTGCGCCACcaaggaagaggagggaggagagtgGCGAGGGTGTAaactttttcctcccctccGCCCCCTCCGGTGTCTCCCGGCCCCTCGCAGCgcccggcggccgcggcgcccccgccgccccctctcgcgccgcccgccccggcggctcccggcgccgcGGGGTTTCTCACGCACGgagcccgccgccgccgcggttCCTGGTTCGCGGAGCTGCcggaggaagggaaggagggcgggcggcgggggagGAGGAGTGTCTCCCCGTGCCCTTCCCCAGGCGGAGCGTCTCTCCCGGccctggcggcggcggcggcggcggcggcggcggaacacccctcccctccctgctccgaCCGCCCCGCTTGGCCCCCGGCGGGCTGCGGGGAGCGGAGCGCCTCTGGACGGGATTGCGGGAGGAGGCTGCGCCCCCCCTCCCCGCCGGGCCTGCGCCTTCCATCCCCCAgtccccgccgctgccgggcGGGGGGAGCCGGTCCCCGCTGGCCCCCAGCGTGCCCTTGTGTCCCGGAATATGGGCAAGGAGCGGGAGCATCCACGCCGCGCTCGCGGGGCTGCGGTGGGGCAAACGCGCTCCGATTCCACACATTAACAGAAAAATTGGTGCTAACAGTGTTGctggttttaaaataatatttaatttgtgCCTAAGGTCTTTTAGAACTGATTGTGTTTGAGTTCAGGGCATTAAATGTCTCTTCATTTAAAcatcctgaggaaaaaaaatatgcattggAGGAATGAAAGTCTTGACCCTATTTTAATAGCCTCGATGCAAGTCTTTAAACGTGGGAAAGGGCTGCTCGCCAAGAATTTTACCTGTGCCGAAGTCTGTAGGATTGGGGCCTTGGAAAAGGCATTATTTTATCAGCTGTTGTTTGCATCTGTCAGAGTTTGTGGGTAACTTGATAAATGTTAAACAGGGAAGCAGAAAGTGCTGGTGAGGCCAGACTCGGAGATAACGGCACATTCAATAGCTTAATTTCACAATTAGTTTACTGTATTATTGGAAGCAAATCATATTTCACTGTGCCTACACTAGTGCTCTATTTTTAGCCATAATCTAGCTAAAAAGGAGGAACCTACTGAGATGTATTATAACATCGAATGTGAACAAttctgttctctctctttttactCATTTCGTGTCATACATCTGGTTTGGAATACAGCTCATTTATTAATTGAACAGAACTACCGTGGATGGGCTGGAGGCTGCAATTCCAAGGCAGAGGAAAGTTTCACACAACTCTGCAAGGAACCCAGCAAGTTACAGCCATGCAAAAAGCATCCAAGCACACAGTCTGCTCTCCCAATAACTGGCCTAGCCAGAACaactattttttattaatttagaaTTACAGTGTATTTGCCTCTTTggttgcactttttttttttacttttcttgattttttttttcagggtaaAGCTGTAAATGAAAACGGCGTTTGAAATGCTTCGATGTAACCTTTGTGTTACATCAtcttttttattgtatttttaagaacaaaaaggaaatataaaataaaattgaaggaATATACCGATCTACTGCCTTAGTACCAAACATTtgatcccttccctttcccctgtGACACAGACAGAGATGGTTGCTGGAAGAATAAAGCACCTTTCACGGTATGTGCAAGATGCTCACAGTTTTTCCACAAATTCAGTAGAAACcttatttgttttctgtttgtggtTCACAGGAGCACTTAGCTTTTTAGTGGTTGACACTATACCTATTTTTAGCAGCATTTTAACAGCTGTCACTAACAAATACGATCCCATCTTGAATGAGAAGGGGAGtttatctgttttattttaaaaaatcagactACGTAGTTgtcagattttaaaatgcaatttggATCTTTATCTGTGAAGAGAAAAGGCTATATTTTCTCATTATGCCAATTCcatgggggaaagaaaagggggaTGTGTAGTGGGCTTGATAAAGTAATGACAGGGCTTTGCAAGGTTTGGAAATAATGTTATTCAAAGGCATACAAATGTATATATAGCCCATTTCAGATTTGGTTAAAAGTGGTCCTGTTTTGCTGCCTTCTGCAGCTGTGTTGCGGTGGGGGAAGCTGCAAAGAATCAAGTCACAGTTTTCCAAGTAGGTCAAGAGGAGCAGCGCGGACACCTCCAATGACCAATTCTCTTCGCTCATACTAGATTTTCTATGAGGTTTACTCATGTCACATACATGATACTGAAAGCATCAGACAGACAAGTGTTAGGGCACTCTTGCAGCAGCTGTCATCTCTTTTCCTAAAGATAGGGGCAAATTTGCTATGGATAATTTATTACAAAACAAGATAATACTGGAACTCAGCAAGTGTCAAATTGTACATCCTCCTGTGCTTAGAAAAGTGAGCGAATTTGTGTtaggggctgcaggagcagcgaTGTAGTGTAAAAGCAGCCTACTGTACTGTCTTACTTAGAGGTCATGTGCCCTATTTTGAGAACTGAACCAAAGCGGATGAAGTTTTGAGTCAGGTCCAACTAAGGCAGCTGGGCATTTCCCACTTCTCTCCAGCTCTAGCCCAGGAATGCAGGCAATCACATGGTCACACATATTATTCCTTTACCCGACATTACTCACCGTAGATTTAATTTTTGTGCCATTTGGCTCCTGTGGGTTTGATTAGTTGAGATTTGCAGCTGGTCAGAAGTAGTTGCATTTTGGGAAGACACCAGAAACACATTGGGGATGACAGGTGAGAATTTACTTTCCCTGACCAACAGATATGAATCTTCCAAGAGAGGAGTCCACAGTATTTTCTGACTTGCCAGTTAATTGTTTTAAAGCTAGTTTCCCAAGCCATGCTGGAAGTCTTTAGAATTCTTTACAAGATAAAATGTAAGTAAGCATGTTTTCTGTATGGTATGTTTATGTTCTCCAAGGTATCAATACTTTATCTATTTAGTCTAATTTTGAACAATTTTGTTGTCTAATTATAGAGAAATCCTTTAGCTGAGCAACAGAACATGTTCCCTTTTAACCtgtattctttcttttctaccttttttttctttttctttttttttttttgttaatgctCTTTAATGGCCGTGTTGTAACTGTGGTTGAACCACATCTAAGTATAGTACAAGTGCATTTCTAATGCACATTGGCATTAGAAACCACTTTCTTGTGCAAAGGGCCAAGACATGCATTTAAAAACATCTATTTCCAATGCATTTCAAATCACAGTTTTTATTGACTATTAGCACCAATAGTTTCATCTgcttcaaaataaaaacctcCCACAGGGAGTTGCTTGTTGTGGATAATAGGTCCTGTAGAGAGTGGCAGGACAAGCAAAGCATGAAGAATAACACATGGGCAGTACTTTGTATTTTCTGGAGCTTTAATATTGTGACATATGTTTACATCATTTATAGTCAGCTTCTCTCTTGCACCATTTCTTGTACGAATATGcaatttgtaaaaataattgtCATTGCCACAGAAAGCAGCCTTATCTCGATATTAATGAATTCCCAAGCAATAGAAGGTAGTGGCAGCTAATTGTATCTTAATATTTATCTACTACCTACTGGCATTTTTACAATATCAAATGGTAACTCATGCCGTAATCTGATAAAAATTTTGTAGTAACCATAATAGTACTGCCAAAAATAGTACTGTGCCAAAAACCCAGACACAGTGCTTAACAGCAGTAAAAAGTGCAAATAGCACCCTCCAGCACTTAATAAACATATCAAATGCAAATTGGAGGAAATTATTTAATCAGTCTATAGGCTAGTTAATTTTGATGATTATTCACAGTTCTAGTAGCAATACTTGAAGTGTGGAATAAGTTAGTACCAAAATTGTCATGACACCAAGGTCATAAGCAGAATTTGAAACTTGCTGCATAGAGGAAATTATCTTCCTGATTGAATGAAGGTGCAGCTTTAAAGCTCCTACATCAAAAGGAGAATTCTTATGTAATTTTACAGATTCTTTTATAATCCTGAAATTGCCTGCTCCCAGATATTATTCAATGGGAGATGGTTTGATATAAAACTGCATGATCAAATTAATATTGAGACTTGAAAAACATTTGTtgtctacatttttttaaaatctgtatttcctggagaaaagagattttggctGGACTCTCCCCAAAGTGTACAATGAAGCAGAGACTGAGAAGAGCAATGCTGTGAAGCTAAGAGAGTGAGGAAGAAACATGTAcaagacagaaaaggaaaagaaaaacctattAAATTTGGTGGAAGATGCACTGCTTTCCTAAATaaattttgttgattttgttcATATATTGAACTCTCGCTTCCTTTGTAGGCTATGATCCAGCTCGAGGAGCTCATTCAATGTGTCCCCTAGGCCCACACTGGGCAGTTGGTTTTGCACAACATGGAGAGTTGGTCCTTGCCAGATGCACATTGATTTACACAGGTTTGGTTAAAAAAGGAACCATAAGGCAGTGTTCTGAGTACATGTCCTAGCTTTGGAGATCAAAGTCACACCAGAATTTGTCTGCCCTAGACTAAATATCTGGTAATGAAACGTCATGCATTCCAGCATTTTCCCACTGAACTCAAGAGGACTTGGCTTACAAGTCACGAGGGAGAAATTTTGGCACATTAGATTGGTTTGTCCCTAGTAACTCACAGGTGAGGGTAGTATTCTCATCAACCCTATTGCCTGGCTGTGGTTCATTCTCTTCTGGTTTAAACCAACTCAGCTTGGTTTCCACAAAGGGTGCTCTCTCTATCAGTGCTTGTGCAatcctggcactgcagcatcCAAGAGCCACACAGACCCATTTCTTCTGAGTTCTAGAAAGAAGAGCAGCATTATCAGCATTTTATAAGCAGGGAGTGGAGGAACAAAGAGATTGCAGGGTTTATCTCATGCCACTAAGAAGGTTACAAAGTACAAAGATTATTACTTCCCAAATCACAATCACCACATTCCATTGAGGGACCAGGGTCCCTTTTCAGCCATGGCCTTCCCAGGGATGCTGCCTGAGCATGAGTGACATAGCCTTAAAACCCTTTTGGTTGTTGTCTGGGAAGGAAAACACGTGCTGTGCTTGAATGGAGTCATTATTGGAATGAATTTTAGAAACCCCATATTGCTGGGGCTTTTACCATATGGATTAGCAGCAGCCACTGAAGATTGATATTaccttccctgcctgctcaaACCTGGTCAGAGGAGTCACATTCCATGAATACGCAAGAATTTCTGGCATGAATGCTTGTACATGCATATTTTGGCTCCCATGCATGTTGTTCATGCACTCACCACTTTGAACTCTGCTTTTCATGAGTAATTCTGACCAAAAAAACTCATTCCGTCATATATGTATCTAAAATGTAAACACATAAGATGCCAAATGGAAGTAATATCATAAGCTTTTtgttatttattcatttttcattCCATTCTCAGCCCTGGCTAGATGCTCACAGAGTGGAAATTATGTACCACTCTCAAGATTTCTAAAGGAAGATCAGCCAGGACTCAAAGGAAATCTTGTTTAAGAGTCAAAGTTGTTCCATGGTAGGACTCATAGAGGGTTTAGCAAACAAGAATTTCTCTTGACATGGTTCATTTATGTCCTCTATGCATGACTTAAAACTGAAAACATGAGCCTATCAGAAATCTTTTGTGTTCAACAGCTGCTTGTAAGACATGACTACTTCCAAATGTAAGAGCAGGTACTGATCCTTTTAATCTGGTTACTTTAGTCTTGCTCTAGGCAGAAGACACCTCTCACTGTGGTGCTAGCTCTGCAGGACTTCTCCAGTCCTAACCATTACTCTTATCTgtaagaagaataaaaaagacCACTGAAAGGTGATTAAGGTCCACTGTCCTTAACACAGGAGAGTTAAGGAAAGGTTCACTGTCCTTAACACAGGAGAGTTAAGGAAAGGTTCACTGTCCTTAACACAGGACAGTTAAGGAACTAGAGGTGCTGAGCTGTATTTGCATTATTTATACTATTATTTTATAGCCACAATAATAGTGATTGTAACATGATTTACAATGTTTCTCTATCAGGAGAGAAAGAATTAGACCTTCTTTTAGTGggaatcattaaaaaaaatgaatacatAAAGTAGGCAGTACAATCTGCctgcacatttttatttcagagctTGTACTGAAGGGTGTCTAAGCAAGTGCTTCCTTGTAGATCTATTGTGGAGAGCAAATGAATCCCAGGGACTGTCGCTCCTTGTTGATCATCAGTGGGCGTAGATGCAGTAGATGTAAAGGTCTATGACTCACTGAGCTAGCTAAGGTGAAACCAGATGAGAGGAGATAATTGCACCATTATAAAAAGAATTATCATAGTTtgattacagaaaaaaaaatcttctaatgGTGCCATAACTCTTGGGAGCTAGAATATGAGATGGGACTGAAAGTGAGGAGTTCATGTCAAGGAATAGTAAAATGTCCCTTTTAATTGATCCATTCTAATTAGACATGCCAAAAAGATGATTTCAAGGATTGAAGGTATAATTGGTCAAAACAGCCTAAGGTACATCCCCATGCCAGTtctgattacaaaaaaaaaaaaaaaaaaaaaaaaaaagactaatcAAAGAGACGAATTGACAAGGACAAGAAATTTATAATTCCAGAGATTACTGGAATACTTCATGAATGAGATGATGCAACCTCCTGCCTTATGCATGAAAATAGATACTGAGTTTAAAAATTACCCATCTAGTCTGATGATCCATACATTGAAGAGTGAAAGAGAAGGGTTGCAGGTAATCTAGACTGATATGAGAAATTCTAATACTTACAGTGATATGAAGAATGCATTTCCTTTTGACAGACAGTGAAGATTTGGTGTCTGTAAGTCCAGAAACCATGTCTATAAAATGCAGAAAGTATTTGGGCAATTaagaacaaaaaggaaatgTGGTGTAAATTAATGGGCATCTTTATAGTTTACATGGAAACACTTGTCAGGATGGTTTCATACCTTATACATTATAAGCTGACTACAATTTAAGCTGCAAAAGCAGAATGAAGAAGACAATAAATTTTGAAGCACACTAACAAAAGCCtgtcattttctctttctatctgtgtgtgtgtggaggttTTAGTAGTGCTATATACTAAGATGAGTAGCAAAACTTGGGGAAGTACCAAGATTTGAAGCATCCCTTTGATAATTTCCACCTAGTCTGCAGCTTCAGAGGGGCAGATTGGCAGGAAGAAATTTGAAGCAGTTTTTCAGTATCACCTTTGGGGTTGTAACAAGGGGGAAACAGTCACAACTCTTATCCCAAAAGTTTATTTCCATGAAGGTGATTCAGAATTGGTGAAGACATAGCAGTTGGTGGTGGGAGGTAACTTTATATGGCTCACATGAAGTGAGAAAGGTGTTTCTTACAAGGTTCCTTACAGCCAACATTTGATTTGAGGCTCTCCAACACTATGTCCCAGTGGCCTTGGTAAAGAATGACACGACACTCCACTGTTGTTATGAATCAGTAGGGAGAGCAGTTCAGAGAAACCTCAGTTAAATGTGACAGATAAGAGAGTCCATCAAATTCGGTCCATCCTCCTTTGCTTCtgcttcccagctccctgcacctcTGTAGGAGCTGAAAGGAAGAGGGAGACTCAGACTCGCATGTTACAAATCTTATCCAAAGCACATCTGTAAATTACAGCCTTTGCCTTCGAGTGTGCTCAGTGCTTACTTTTTGTTCACTGCAGCATTAGCCATATAGTGATGTTACTTCAGGGCTTGGTAGAACGTTATATTAAATATGATTCCAGATATTGGTGTGCACCCTcactgtttttatttgttggATTTAAAGTTAATAATATTCTGGCATAACCCTGGTCCAGgcaaatggatttattttttttaatgagttttccataagaaaaaaaacaggagatTTTTTCCCACTCAGTTAAGCTCATATATGGACATGAGGACTGTTCAAAATGCTGTTCACCACAGGAAAGCATTGGTAAGGCACTGATAGAGACAATCACATGCATCACAGAAGTTTCTGTCAGACAACAAAACGTTCCCACAGAGCAAGGAAGTTTATGCATTGATCCCATTAGGGGAGTTCTGCTTTCAGGGCAGTGCCACATCTGGAAACAAGAAGCTGCACCTTATTAGGATGATGAACAAACAAAGGGACATTGAGACTGTGAGAGGTTTGATGGGGTTTCTGTTGGATTGTAAGCTATAAGGTAAATCCCACTGCTCTGGTGGGATAGGTTTTGGGGCATCTTAAGGGGACAGGCAGTGACCAGATAAATGAGTGGCCCAGAGGATTAGGAGATGCCACTTCTCTGGGTTTTCCCCTTAAGTGTAAGTCTGTTTGCATTCAATGTTAGTAGTAATTTCTGAGTGACCTATACCCAGTCCTACTGTGGATCCTCAACTTTGATTTGGGGACGATGTATTTCAGTGTCTCTCTCTCACCCTCCATGGTGTGACTGATAAGTTCTGTCTGCTGAAGTggtccagccaaaagccataGCCCTAGGAAAGGGGCTACAGTGGTTTTAGCCCTTCCTCAAGTGCCATGGGTTAAGAGCTTCTCTGGCATGGCATGAAGTGGTTTCACTCAGCTCTTAGGTTGCCAGTGGCTCTGGGTGTTTTGTCACAGGCTGGCAGGATCTCCTGAGTGATGCAGGGGATTTCTGCTTAGGAGAATATTTGGCTGATGAAGTGTTTGCGACTTCTTTGGGAATGCCCCCTCATGTGAGCATCTCAGGCCCAAGAAGCTGCAAATCTTACCCTGGCTCAGTGCTTGGCAGGatttctttgtggttttctgctttgtctttaATAATACAGTGAAGCGAACCAACCATGTGCaaatatgtgcatatatatatatatatatatatatatatatatatatacatgctTTATGCACATCTGGACTGTAGCCACTCTAAAAGCAAGTAAAACAAGTTAGAGTACATACATTACAGAAAGGTATGTCAGTTTATTTTACAGGCTACGTTAACTCCTGAGGAATCACACTTTGGTCCCTCTCCTGGTTTCTGGAGGAGACTTGTCTCTACACTGCTCTTTTCCATGCAACATGCATACACAATGTTTGCTGTCTTTGTTGTAAGGATATTCTGTTAGGaccaggaagagaaaaaaaagttggaaaGGCTGCTGTCATTTGCAATGTAGGCAGGGAAATGGTTTTAAGCCAACAATTAACACACCTGCAGTAGCTGACCCGAGGTTGGTAATGCACATTGTATCTGAAATAAAGCCTGAAGTTCCCTAGAAGAAACCAAAGAACTATGCAGAATTCTCCTGGGTTTTCCTACAGCTCTAAGTGCTGAAGATTAAATAGGTGATAAACGATGACTTGTGAAGAGCTTCATATTGCCAGATAGAGAAATCTCACAAGATCCAAACCCCAATATCCTATGGACATACATAGACAGAAAGACACAGATCTAATTTTTCCCTCAGTTATATGTCTGATCAGTAAGCAAAAAACTATACATACATAGCTAAGCAGAAGATACACATGCAGACATGTCTAGGTGCTTACTTTACTGAATCCATTATATAGCTTTGCAACATGCACCAAAATATGTGGAGATAAGTGTGGGGACAGAAAATCCAACCCTGACTATGTGTTATAAacaaatttttttgctttgggttCAATATTCTAAAAAGCATGGTAGTGCCTTGGTATGTCATAGCATAGATTAGCAATAGAAAAAAGAGTTATTTTGTAAATTAttagaattttgcttttctactgctgttttagcctttttttttttaatatcattcTATGTTTGGTAAAAGTTTAGCATATCAGTGTAAATACAATGATAAAtgctaatttttaattctttgaaCAATACATTTTGTCAATGTTCTCTCTTTAGAAGAATTTGTTTATTTGAGAGGCAGTTTCAATAGCATGTGGCcgattattttaataaaacgAAGTGAGATCAATATCATGGAAGCAGAATTAAATATCTTTAAGAAGATGCTCACATCGTAATCCTTTGTATGTGGCTTTGTATTTTGAAGTGGAGAGATAAATAAaggagaatcacagaatatgatTCCCCTATTCACTTGTATTCAGGAAGGTAAAGATTGCTTGAAATATGTCTGATGAAGCTGggtttttcataaaataaaatagaagagaTTATTCAGTGAGCCCAAGAAAGCAGTCTTCCTGAAGGAGACAACCAAGAGGCTGCAGGTGATGTAAACAGATTATATTTCTTGGAGATTAAAGTGAGGATTCTGACATTTGAGAGACTATTAAAAAATGCACTGTGCTCACTATCATCTGTGGGGAGTATTGATTGCTGAGCTGTTTACTTGTAAAAGGAATTCTTTCTGGTCAAGTGATGCAATTTTAGGGAAGGAATGACCTCTGCAGGATGAAGGGGCATACAATTATAAATCATACCAAATGTGGTTGAAACTCTCCCACTGGCAAGAGAGAAAATcaaattaaagcaaatattGTATTAAAGGAGTTTCAGTGGATGCCTTGGACAGCTCTGATTTTCATGTAAATATTCATTTAGACTGAAGTTTACTGCCTCCTCAGAATAAtagtgaagaaaagaaaagcatattTAATTGGAAAGGAAGGGAATGCCAAGGAAACAGATGAATTGCAACTCACTTTCTAGATTTTTTCCTGCAGATCTAGCAGCTATGGTAGCTCAGTGTCTTAAATTgttcaaaagaaaacagtaattgaacTTCAATCCATATAATTCAGGAAAtcttgcactttttttttttaatttttatttttccttttaaaatcttttttatgTCTTCCAGATTATTGCAGCTTTAGGTAATTTTCCTGTCAAGTCCTTTTGCATGTCCTTGTGGGAATTGCCTAGTGATTGACAGCTTTGATCTGGAAATTGTTGCAGCTAAACTGCTACAATTCATATGGAGAGAACTGCCAAATAATTTGACAGATAGGTGCCAAGAAATGACGTATGAGTATCTGTCAGACAAAGTTTTTTAGAGGAACCATCCTTTGAGTTTGGCTTCTGGTGGACTACAAAGAGCTGGCAGCACCCTGTTCTGCAGAGGCAAAGTGCTGGGATGGGCTATGGCTGCTGTAAGTAAATCCCTATAAACTCATCATCAGAAATCAGGAATTAAGGATTTTTCAGTGACGGCACCAGCTCACAGGCTAACACTTTTGCCTGA includes:
- the LOC115495058 gene encoding uncharacterized protein; this encodes MNAHPAAPGTAHLLPQSPVRARRDPACAAAGLYGVTAKAPTSLGFGVSRAPLVFLFCQISTHTHGPRRRLPAPAARPAEEQPPPPPRFPAGAGEQWTCPSREVFTDGDGTSRDLDTLAGVSDTRPAAPRAAARPAQGSALHSLTSLRTWWRGGGGRRGPRLLAANHPGARTATQSRKKKKKKKKVSGGSTGSAAGRREGAAAAGGGVPAARLGSADSSHHGRLGKTPICATKEEEGGEWRGCKLFPPLRPLRCLPAPRSARRPRRPRRPLSRRPPRRLPAPRGFSRTEPAAAAVPGSRSCRRKGRRAGGGGGGVSPRALPQAERLSRPWRRRRRRRRRNTPPLPAPTAPLGPRRAAGSGAPLDGIAGGGCAPPPRRACAFHPPVPAAAGRGEPVPAGPQRALVSRNMGKEREHPRRARGAAVGQTRSDSTH